One genomic window of Coffea eugenioides isolate CCC68of chromosome 1, Ceug_1.0, whole genome shotgun sequence includes the following:
- the LOC113764555 gene encoding galacturonosyltransferase 8, giving the protein MAIGRFRALLRDRAPAPRLSTSNSSSFKLFATLLLALALFLFSTLSLLHSSSSHSSDLDQGSFGLAGGGRSRRSVLALKSDPLKPRLDQIRKQADDHRSLVLAYASYARKLKLENSKLVRVFADLSRNYTDLISKPFYRSLFGMDADSIDESVLRQFEKELKERIKMTRQVISEAKESFDNQLKIQKLKDNIFAVNEQLTKVRKQAAFSSLIAAKSIPKSLHCVAMRLMEERVAHPEKYTDEGKPMPPEFEDPKLYHYAIFSDNVIAASVVVNSAVNNSKEPWKHVFHVVTDKMNLGAMQVMFKIKDYNGAHIEVKAVEDYKFLNSSYVPVLRQLESANLQKFYFENKLENATKDTTNMKFRNPKYLSILNHLRFYLPEMYPKLHRILFLDDDIVVQKDLTGLWKIDMDGKVNGAVETCFGSFHRYKQYMNFSHPLINAKFNPNACAWAYGMNFFDLDAWRREKCTEEYHYWQNLNENRTLWKLGTLPPGLITYYSTTKPLDKSWHVLGLGYNPFIDKAEITNAAVVHFNGNLKPWLDIGMLQYRPLWTKYVDYENEHIQACNFGL; this is encoded by the exons CTcgcccttttccttttctccacCCTCTCTCTCCTCCACTCCTCTTCCTCCCATTCCTCCGATCTCGACCAG GGCTCTTTTGGTTTGGCCGGTGGAGGACGGTCTAGGAGGTCTGTACTGGCGCTGAAATCCGATCCCCTGAAGCCTAGACTCGATCAGATTCGAAAGCAAGCCGATGATCACCGATCTTTGGTTCTCGCTTATGCTTCCTATGCTAGGAAGCTCAAGCTTGAGAACTCTAAGCTTGTTAGGGTTTTTGCGGATCTTTCCCGGAACTACACTGATCTAATATCCAAACCTTTCTATCGCAGTCTGTTTGGCATGGATGCCGACTCAATTGATGAATCAGTGCTCAGACAGTTCGAGAAGGAGTTGAAGGAGAGGATTAAAATGACGCGGCAAGTTATCTCAGAGGCCAAAGAGAGTTTtgataatcaactcaaaattcaGAAGCTGAAAGATAACATTTTTGCTGTGAATGAGCAGTTAACCAAGGTGAGGAAGCAGGCTGCTTTCTCAAGCTTGATTGCTGCAAAGTCGATCCCCAAGAGTTTGCACTGCGTGGCTATGAGGCTGATGGAAGAGCGAGTTGCGCACCCGGAGAAATATACTGATGAGGGGAAGCCTATGCCACCAGAGTTTGAGGATCCAAAACTGTATCACTATGCCATCTTCTCTGATAATGTGATTGCTGCCTCCGTAGTCGTAAATTCTGCTGTCAACAACTCAAAAGAGCCATGGAAGCATGTGTTTCATGTGGTGACTGATAAGATGAATCTGGGGGCTATGCAAGTCATGTTCAAGATCAAGGATTACAACGGGGCGCACATTGAAGTGAAGGCTGTCGAAGATTACAAATTTTTGAACTCTTCTTATGTCCCAGTTCTTAGACAGCTCGAATCTGCAAATCTCCAGAAGTTTTACTTTGAAAATAAGCTGGAGAATGCAACAAAAGATACGACAAACATGAAATTCAGGAATCCCAAGTATCTTTCCATTTTGAATCATCTGAGGTTCTACTTACCAGAAATGTACCCGAAATTGCACAGGATCTTGTTCTTGGATGATGATATTGTGGTGCAAAAGGATTTGACTGGGCTTTGGAAGATTGATATGGATGGGAAGGTGAATGGTGCCGTAGAGACATGCTTTGGGTCATTTCACCGGTATAAACAATACATGAATTTTTCTCATCCTTTAATTAACGCTAAATTCAATCCCAATGCATGTGCTTGGGCTTATGGGATGAATTTCTTCGACTTGGACGCATGGAGGAGGGAGAAATGTACTGAAGAATACCACTATTGGCAGAATCTG AATGAAAATCGCACACTCTGGAAATTGGGAACATTGCCTCCAGGTCTCATCACATACTACTCAACAACGAAACCACTAGACAAGTCTTGGCATGTTTTGGGCCTTGGTTATAATCCATTCATCGACAAGGCTGAGATTACCAATGCTGCAGTTGTGCACTTCAACGGGAATCTGAAACCGTGGCTTGATATTGGCATGCTTCAGTATAGGCCCCTTTGGACAAAGTATGTTGACTATGAAAATGAGCATATCCAAGCCTGCAATTTTGGTCTATAG